A window of the Juglans microcarpa x Juglans regia isolate MS1-56 chromosome 5D, Jm3101_v1.0, whole genome shotgun sequence genome harbors these coding sequences:
- the LOC121265384 gene encoding IQ domain-containing protein IQM3-like encodes MEVQTQAVSSFVLQSKTPVSSYSVDEMNLSSTEFASHEDFPTSGTPESSPTGTPNTDGLDSHEAVNEPPSVNGGQRGEGHGATAFTSEDSDGSLETDVESTLLVGSTGNEPGSLGSAAVKMQKVYRSYRTRRRLADSAVVAEELWWQALDFARLNHSTISFFNFLKPESLASKWSRITLNASKVGKGLSEDAKAQKLAFQHWIEAIDPRHRYGHSLHLYYEEWCNADAGQPFFYWLDVGDGKDLDLKQCPRSKLRQQCIKYLGPQERKHYEYVVVEGKIIHKQTGDVLDTMDGSDRTKWIFVMSTSKKLYAGRKKKGEFHHSSFLAGGTTLAAGRLVAEHGILKSISAYSGHYRPTDDKLDSFLSLLKENGVNLNEVQIYKANEDSDSYDDIKLGGGAALEVLTNSKTNDLEVPDKEKETPSLESTEIPQTETQSNYKRTLSGGLQSPRAEVPKTAILQRISSKKAAKSYQLGNQLSLKWSSGAGPRIGCVADYPVELRVQALEFVNLSPRFPPTPSAYRRMAGLASPNASPSTQPASDLSNGDGTSGD; translated from the exons ATGGAGGTTCAAACACAAGCTGTTTCAAGCTTTGTGCTCCAGTCAAAGACTCCAGTCTCTTCTTACTCTGTTGACGAAATGAACCTGTCCTCCACAGAGTTCGCTTCCCACGAAGACTTCCCGACCTCCGGCACGCCCGAATCATCCCCCACGGGCACTCCGAATACCGACGGTTTGGACTCTCACGAGGCCGTTAATGAACCGCCATCGGTAAATGGTGGTCAAAGAGGCGAAGGCCATGGAGCAACGGCTTTTACTTCCGAAGATAGCGACGGGTCGCTGGAGACTGACGTGGAATCCACGCTGCTGGTGGGCTCCACCGGGAATGAGCCGGGCTCACTGGGAAGCGCGGCGGTGAAGATGCAGAAGGTCTACCGGAGCTATCGCACGCGGCGTAGGTTAGCGGACTCCGCGGTTGTAGCCGAAGAGCTCTG GTGGCAAGCGTTAGACTTTGCTAGACTGAACCACAGTACGAtttctttcttcaatttcttgaaGCCCGAGAGCTTGGCTTCGAAGTGGAGTCGTATTACCTTGAATGCATCTAAG GTAGGAAAAGGTTTGTCCGAAGATGCCAAGGCACAAAAATTGGCCTTTCAGCATTGGATTGAAGCT ATTGATCCGCGGCATCGCTATGGTCATAGCTTGCATTTGTACTACGAAGAGTGGTGCAACGCGGATGCCGGTCAGCCATTTTTCTACTG GTTGGATGTAGGTGATGGCAAGGATCTAGATCTCAAACAATGCCCAAGATCAAAGCTGCGTCAACAGTGCATCAAGTATCTTGGACCT CAAGAGAGGAAGCATTATGAATATGTAGTAGTTGAAGGgaaaataattcacaaacaAACTGGAGATGTCCTTGATACAATGGACGGGTCAGACAGGACTAAGTGGATATTTGTTATGAGCACCTCCAAGAAACTCTATGCTGGTCGG AAAAAGAAGGGAGAGTTCCACCATTCTAGTTTCTTGGCTGGAGGAACTACATTAGCTGCTGGAAGGCTAGTGGCAGAGCATGGAATTCTGAAG tcCATCTCTGCATATAGTGGACATTACCGGCCGACAGATGACAAGCTTGACAGTTTTTTATCTTTACTAAAGGAAAACGGTGTGAATCTTAATGAAGTGCAG ATATATAAGGCAAACGAAGATTCTGATAGTTATGATGACATCAAACTGGGAGGTGGGGCTGCACTTGAAGTTTTGACAAACTCAAAAACCAACGACTTGGAAGTTCCAGATAAAGAGAAGGAAACCCCATCCTTAGAATCAACTGAAATTCCTCAAACTGAAACTCAAAGCAATTACAAAAGGACTTTATCTGGCGGTCTTCAGAGCCCGAGAGCTGAGGTGCCTAAGACCGCAATATTGCAACGAATTAGTTCCAAGAAGGCAGCAAAATCATACCAATTAGGGAATCAGCTCTCACTCAAGTGGTCATCTGGAGCTGGACCAAGAATTGGTTGTGTTGCTGACTACCCTGTAGAACTGAGAGTACAGGCCTTGGAGTTTGTCAATCTATCTCCAAGATTTCCACCCACACCTTCAGCCTACAGGCGAATGGCTGGTCTTGCATCACCAAATGCATCCCCTTCAACTCAACCCGCATCAGATCTCAGTAATGGCGATGGGACCTCTGGCGATTGA